In the genome of Nocardioides marmoribigeumensis, one region contains:
- a CDS encoding SDR family oxidoreductase, with the protein MTVLDRFRLDGKVAVVTGAGRGIGAGCALALAEAGADVVLSSRTEAQLADVAAQVEALGRRAVLVPADLSDLDQVAALAQRAYDDLGRLDVVVNNVGGTIPNAFLDTTPDYLEEAFRFNVSTAHALSRAAVPLMLASADDQGDGPARAGSIVNISSVMGRVAGRGYLAYGTAKAALSHWTRLAARDLDPHITVNAIAVGSVMTSALEFVAGHEETRHAMEEVTPLRRIGEVEDIAATALWLASRAGGYVTGKVIEVDGGLDRPNLDLGLPDLTVKEQS; encoded by the coding sequence ATGACCGTCCTCGACCGCTTCCGCCTCGACGGCAAGGTCGCGGTGGTCACCGGCGCCGGGCGCGGCATCGGCGCCGGCTGCGCCCTCGCCCTGGCCGAGGCGGGGGCCGACGTCGTCCTGTCCTCGCGCACCGAGGCCCAGCTCGCCGACGTCGCCGCGCAGGTCGAGGCGCTCGGCCGGCGCGCGGTCCTCGTACCCGCCGACCTGAGCGACCTCGACCAGGTCGCCGCCCTCGCCCAGCGGGCGTACGACGACCTCGGTCGCCTCGACGTCGTGGTCAACAACGTGGGCGGCACGATCCCCAACGCCTTCCTCGACACGACGCCGGACTACCTCGAGGAGGCGTTCCGGTTCAACGTGTCGACCGCCCACGCGCTGAGCCGCGCGGCGGTGCCGCTGATGCTCGCGTCCGCCGACGACCAGGGCGACGGCCCGGCCCGCGCGGGCAGCATCGTCAACATCTCCTCGGTGATGGGCCGCGTGGCCGGTCGCGGCTACCTCGCCTACGGCACCGCCAAGGCGGCGCTGAGCCACTGGACCCGCCTGGCGGCGCGCGACCTCGACCCGCACATCACGGTCAACGCGATCGCGGTCGGCTCGGTGATGACGTCCGCGCTGGAGTTCGTCGCCGGCCACGAGGAGACCCGCCACGCGATGGAGGAGGTCACCCCGCTGCGCCGCATCGGCGAGGTGGAGGACATCGCGGCCACCGCCCTCTGGCTGGCCAGCCGCGCCGGCGGCTACGTCACCGGCAAGGTGATCGAGGTCGACGGCGGCCTCGACCGGCCCAACCTCGACCTGGGCCTGCCCGACCTCACCGTCAAGGAGCAGTCATGA
- a CDS encoding NADH:flavin oxidoreductase, with product MPATPPTVFEPAPFGPLTLRNRLLKAATFEGRTPDALVTDELVEFHRRIAAGGIAMTTMAYVAVAPEGRTHREQVHLREEALPGLVRLTDAVHAEGAHVAAQVGHAGPVANGRSNGRHAIAPTAMPNPMSMQMVRRASSADLDRVLRDYVQGARLAVRAGFDALELHLGHGYLLSSFLSPLSNRRRDAYGGSLGNRAAYPRRVVRAVKEEVGDEVAVYAKLGMTDGVRGGLQVEEALDVASWLEADGCLDAMELSAGSSLLNPMYLFHGPVPLQEFAAAMPKPLSWGMARWGGRFLKEYPYKPAFLLDTAIRFRERLELPLVALGGLDTADAMTRAREAGFEFVALGRSLVRDPDLPRRFESGEARRSTCIHCNRCMPSIYSGTRCLLDDPEPLQITRQGAAS from the coding sequence GTGCCAGCGACGCCGCCGACCGTCTTCGAGCCCGCACCGTTCGGGCCGCTCACGCTGCGCAACCGCCTGCTCAAGGCGGCCACCTTCGAGGGCCGGACCCCCGACGCCCTGGTCACCGACGAGCTCGTCGAGTTCCACCGGCGCATCGCCGCCGGCGGCATCGCGATGACGACCATGGCCTACGTCGCGGTGGCCCCCGAGGGCCGCACGCACCGCGAGCAGGTGCACCTCCGCGAGGAGGCCCTGCCCGGCCTGGTCCGGCTCACCGACGCCGTCCACGCCGAGGGCGCCCACGTCGCCGCGCAGGTCGGGCACGCCGGGCCGGTCGCCAACGGCCGCTCCAACGGCAGGCACGCGATCGCCCCGACCGCCATGCCCAACCCGATGAGCATGCAGATGGTGCGCCGGGCGAGCTCCGCCGACCTCGACCGCGTCCTGCGTGACTACGTCCAGGGCGCCCGCCTGGCCGTGCGGGCAGGCTTCGACGCCCTCGAGCTCCACCTCGGCCACGGCTACCTCCTCTCCTCCTTCCTCAGCCCCCTCAGCAACCGCCGTCGTGACGCGTACGGCGGCAGCCTGGGCAACCGCGCGGCCTACCCCCGGCGGGTGGTGCGCGCGGTCAAGGAGGAGGTGGGCGACGAGGTCGCCGTCTACGCCAAGCTCGGCATGACCGACGGCGTGCGCGGTGGGCTCCAGGTCGAGGAGGCGCTCGACGTCGCGAGCTGGCTGGAGGCCGACGGCTGCCTCGACGCGATGGAGCTCTCGGCCGGGTCGAGCCTGCTCAACCCGATGTACCTCTTCCACGGCCCGGTGCCGCTCCAGGAGTTCGCGGCCGCGATGCCCAAGCCGCTGAGCTGGGGGATGGCGCGGTGGGGCGGCCGGTTCCTCAAGGAGTACCCCTACAAGCCCGCCTTCCTGCTCGACACCGCGATCCGCTTCCGCGAGCGCCTCGAGCTGCCGCTGGTCGCCCTCGGTGGGCTCGACACGGCCGACGCGATGACCCGGGCCCGCGAGGCGGGCTTCGAGTTCGTGGCGCTCGGCCGCTCGCTCGTGCGCGACCCCGACCTGCCCCGGCGCTTCGAGTCCGGCGAGGCCCGCCGCTCGACCTGCATCCACTGCAACCGCTGCATGCCGAGCATCTACTCCGGCACGCGCTGCCTGCTCGACGACCCCGAACCCCTCCAGATCACCCGCCAAGGAGCAGCCTCATGA
- a CDS encoding alpha/beta fold hydrolase has protein sequence MTDRAPLVLLHGVTMSGRVWRPVIPLVAGHHDVRTPTALGHRGGEPVAERPVRVTHLVDDLERRLDADGLDRVHVAGNSLGGWMAIELARRGRALSATALSPGGFWGEDGRGRGAPVRALRRIALLERLSRPLGPLPHRLGVVRRTALGGVSARGHLVSATTSVQAARDLAGCLVLDDILDTDEAVDPFDPLPCPVTIAWSERDRILPMRDGLPAARRTVPGARFVILPGLGHVPMLDDPAMVADVVLRTTGATG, from the coding sequence GTGACCGATCGCGCTCCTCTCGTCCTGCTGCACGGCGTGACCATGTCCGGGCGCGTCTGGCGCCCGGTGATCCCCCTGGTCGCGGGTCATCACGACGTCCGGACCCCGACGGCCCTCGGCCACCGCGGCGGCGAGCCCGTCGCCGAGCGCCCGGTGCGCGTCACCCACCTCGTCGACGACCTCGAGCGACGCCTCGACGCCGACGGTCTCGACCGGGTCCACGTGGCGGGCAACTCGCTCGGCGGCTGGATGGCCATCGAGCTCGCCCGTCGGGGACGGGCCCTCTCCGCGACCGCCCTGTCGCCCGGCGGGTTCTGGGGCGAGGACGGGCGTGGTCGCGGGGCACCGGTCAGGGCGTTGCGCAGGATCGCGCTCCTGGAGAGGCTGAGCCGTCCCCTCGGCCCGCTGCCGCACCGGCTGGGCGTCGTACGACGGACCGCGCTGGGTGGGGTGTCGGCTCGCGGTCACCTGGTGAGCGCGACGACCTCGGTCCAGGCGGCCCGTGACCTCGCGGGCTGCCTGGTCCTCGACGACATCCTCGACACCGACGAGGCGGTCGACCCGTTCGACCCGCTGCCGTGCCCGGTCACCATCGCGTGGTCGGAGCGGGACCGCATCCTCCCGATGCGCGACGGCCTGCCGGCCGCCCGCCGGACCGTCCCGGGCGCTCGCTTCGTGATCCTCCCCGGGCTCGGGCACGTGCCGATGCTCGACGACCCGGCGATGGTCGCCGACGTCGTGCTGCGGACGACCGGGGCCACGGGCTAG
- a CDS encoding Ig-like domain-containing protein, whose product MLRPPTSAVLAAAVAGSVLVSGLLSPAEAAGKKGPTDRSAPTVSITAPSSSSSVGGTVSVKGSGSDNVALSSVSVSVDGGAWSTASGTSSWSWSWNTASLSDGSHTVAARAVDTSGNASTSSVTVNVSNTSVASADTTAPTVAFSAPAAGSTVSGSVAVKGGAADDSMLAKVEVRVDSGTWQVASGTSSWSWTWPTGSYADGGHTLFVRATDGAGNVSSTGTRSVTVSNTSADTTGPALAITTPSNGSTITGTVSVQGTVSDPSGVSKLEVSVDGRAWQNVIVRSSWSWAWVTGRLSNGAHTLRARAIDATGNASITSLQVNVDNPCLSGGPVLSQSVTAEGVVIRICTTTGGWTTSAIESLLRDNARDLVAVGPDLVLEIQTAIPTSEATGVGSEGPNSVVYLNSGSSSSFQSLPQALMAHEYGHAWTNHWFYANPADGRSWDGYLAARGLTGDPRIDSSYNWTTGEMAADDYRRLFGSPLAQSQMKYLNSDVPDSQAVAGLADFFTNQFAMP is encoded by the coding sequence GTGCTACGTCCCCCCACCTCTGCTGTCCTCGCCGCTGCCGTCGCCGGCTCGGTCCTCGTCTCGGGACTGCTCAGCCCCGCCGAGGCCGCCGGCAAGAAGGGCCCGACCGACAGGTCGGCCCCCACCGTCTCGATCACCGCGCCGAGCTCGTCGAGCTCGGTCGGGGGCACCGTGTCCGTCAAGGGCTCCGGCAGCGACAACGTCGCGCTGTCCTCGGTCTCGGTCTCCGTGGACGGCGGCGCCTGGAGCACCGCCTCCGGCACGTCGTCCTGGAGCTGGTCCTGGAACACCGCGTCGCTGTCCGACGGCAGCCACACCGTCGCCGCCCGCGCGGTCGACACCAGCGGCAACGCCTCGACCTCGAGCGTGACGGTGAACGTGAGCAACACCAGCGTCGCCTCCGCCGACACCACCGCCCCGACCGTGGCCTTCTCGGCCCCCGCCGCCGGCTCCACCGTCTCCGGCTCGGTCGCCGTGAAGGGCGGCGCCGCGGACGACTCGATGCTCGCCAAGGTCGAGGTCAGGGTCGACAGCGGCACCTGGCAGGTCGCCTCCGGCACGTCCAGCTGGTCCTGGACCTGGCCGACCGGGTCGTACGCCGACGGCGGGCACACGCTCTTCGTCCGCGCCACCGACGGCGCCGGCAACGTGAGCTCCACCGGCACCCGCTCGGTGACGGTGTCCAACACCTCTGCCGACACCACCGGGCCGGCGCTGGCGATCACGACCCCGTCCAACGGCTCGACCATCACCGGGACGGTCAGCGTCCAGGGGACGGTGTCCGACCCGAGCGGCGTCTCCAAGCTCGAGGTGTCGGTCGACGGACGGGCCTGGCAGAACGTGATCGTGCGCTCGTCCTGGTCCTGGGCGTGGGTGACCGGCCGGCTGTCCAACGGCGCGCACACGCTGAGGGCCAGGGCCATCGACGCCACGGGCAACGCGAGCATCACCTCGCTCCAGGTGAACGTCGACAACCCCTGCCTCAGCGGCGGCCCCGTGCTGTCGCAGTCGGTGACCGCCGAGGGTGTCGTGATCCGCATCTGCACCACGACCGGAGGCTGGACGACGTCGGCGATCGAGAGCCTGCTGCGGGACAACGCGCGCGACCTCGTCGCCGTCGGACCGGACCTCGTGCTCGAGATCCAGACCGCCATCCCGACCAGCGAGGCCACCGGCGTGGGGTCCGAGGGTCCCAACTCGGTGGTCTACCTCAACTCGGGCTCGTCCTCGAGCTTCCAGAGCCTCCCGCAGGCCCTGATGGCCCACGAGTACGGGCACGCCTGGACGAACCACTGGTTCTACGCCAACCCCGCCGACGGTCGTTCCTGGGACGGCTATCTCGCGGCTCGGGGTCTGACCGGGGACCCCCGGATCGACAGCTCCTACAACTGGACCACCGGCGAGATGGCGGCCGACGACTACCGCCGGCTCTTCGGGAGCCCGCTGGCTCAGTCGCAGATGAAGTACCTCAACTCCGACGTCCCTGACTCGCAGGCCGTCGCAGGGCTGGCCGACTTCTTCACCAACCAGTTCGCGATGCCCTGA
- a CDS encoding MSCRAMM family protein, translating to MNKLRTALRSLRRPIAATAVTAVTVSGLAMVVTAPAATAATTGDGVSYTLEGCRNNGDITLPIAGKFICPTSAYTTGNLGKGWNELDLVPARVTVAAGNSAPSTQNLTFALVVDYKDAGKPGYDVLSEPVLNAALSSGTCGTASVSGQLHKLPGLGGTDDSLYRTVSVTGQAKNSRCVYDAYARLALGSHLYSGSSLHFNLTNDGLTTAGIGSKEVSIPVNEILPQDLTKSMNASQGTDYTWGVSKRGPARVDLGDTCAPDSGTGTAEITVTWTKNEGVGGMINVTTTVTAVNPASRPIDVSVTDLVYGNDTGTGTVLQTLSGSATVPANTSLPIVTASFTLDPDDVTGGVVSDRATATYTDEATGVAVPGNTTAFKTATVVQGSSGSGDTAVITDDEWWSTSATGVSFSVAAPSTGSFTGGYVAGTPVSGATHVGWSSGSVDGGGSVTFTKTITSTQGNIASAVLSDVATASPTGGTPVNSDQQNIDVDVDTTVALGIRKTIPNDLTGSETQTFDFVVKNSALETVATPSVTFTAGEFNKLLPAITGLAPDQYTVSEVTNPPYVAQTDQSATLDGFLPNGCSGELTFNNRYGPATAKATKLTVPDTDGLAAGWVFTLSGPGTGATGEAATTDANGVATFTTPLQEGTYTITETAKSGWDQTGSTGCSFTVNYPEDADQVFDSCQITNTQRGALKVHKTVNVNDAGGTLVGTSFNICIAGPSYATPNCKSVGIGGGDVLWTDIKPGTYTVTEQDPGIEWIKTISPSSVNVAPGATGSTAASTVTNTRKGKAKVVKTVSASDGSGKAAPSGSDSFAFKLCTGATKIIGHPCSLVESGTANAANGGVISFAASLTPGSHYQLCETLPAVGWEVELGATQFVPEQFLADGTTLNPGVVNDTYCVDFVAQPGPDPTVFNVNNRRPPGGSALTIGYWKNWSSCTKSALKKKNSLDQALFLYGTAGMVVAADNGGWPLFDPSTPDDLKLYAGSDPNKAVDCAKAVALLNKSTFTGKKMASDPAFNMAAQLVAAQLNYKAGAATTVTTQINQAVKLLGKYNFNGNTHATISAADKTAMNALATTLDKYNNNVL from the coding sequence ATGAACAAGCTCCGGACCGCCCTGCGGTCACTTCGTCGACCGATCGCCGCGACCGCGGTGACGGCCGTCACGGTGAGCGGCCTTGCGATGGTCGTCACCGCACCTGCTGCCACCGCCGCCACCACGGGCGACGGCGTCAGCTACACGCTCGAGGGTTGTCGCAACAACGGCGACATCACGCTGCCGATCGCGGGGAAGTTCATCTGCCCCACGTCGGCCTACACCACCGGCAACCTGGGCAAGGGCTGGAACGAGCTCGACCTCGTGCCTGCCCGCGTCACGGTTGCGGCCGGCAACTCGGCGCCGAGCACGCAGAACCTGACGTTCGCCCTGGTGGTCGACTACAAGGACGCGGGCAAGCCGGGCTACGACGTCCTCTCCGAGCCGGTCCTCAACGCCGCTCTCAGCTCCGGCACGTGCGGCACGGCAAGCGTCTCCGGCCAGCTGCACAAGCTCCCGGGCCTCGGCGGCACGGACGACAGCCTCTACCGCACCGTGTCGGTCACGGGCCAGGCCAAGAACTCCAGGTGCGTGTACGACGCCTACGCGCGGCTCGCGCTGGGTTCGCACCTGTACTCCGGCAGCTCGCTCCACTTCAACCTCACCAACGACGGGCTCACCACGGCCGGCATCGGTTCCAAGGAGGTGTCGATCCCGGTCAACGAGATCCTTCCCCAGGACCTGACCAAGTCGATGAACGCCTCCCAGGGCACGGACTACACCTGGGGCGTCAGCAAGAGGGGCCCGGCCCGCGTCGACCTCGGTGACACCTGTGCGCCCGACAGCGGCACGGGCACGGCCGAGATCACGGTCACCTGGACCAAGAACGAGGGAGTCGGCGGCATGATCAACGTGACCACCACGGTCACGGCGGTCAACCCGGCGTCCCGCCCGATCGACGTCAGCGTGACCGACCTCGTCTACGGCAACGACACCGGCACGGGGACGGTCCTCCAGACGCTCAGCGGCTCCGCCACGGTCCCCGCCAACACGTCCCTGCCCATCGTCACAGCATCGTTCACCCTCGACCCGGATGACGTGACGGGCGGTGTGGTCAGTGACCGCGCGACCGCGACCTACACCGACGAGGCCACCGGCGTCGCGGTGCCCGGCAACACGACCGCGTTCAAGACCGCGACCGTCGTCCAGGGGTCCAGCGGCTCAGGGGACACCGCCGTCATCACCGACGACGAGTGGTGGAGCACCTCGGCCACCGGCGTCAGCTTCTCCGTGGCCGCGCCGTCGACGGGTTCGTTCACCGGCGGCTACGTGGCCGGCACACCGGTCTCGGGCGCCACCCACGTCGGCTGGTCCTCGGGCTCGGTGGACGGCGGCGGCTCGGTGACGTTCACCAAGACGATCACCTCCACCCAGGGCAACATCGCCAGCGCTGTGCTCTCCGACGTCGCCACGGCGTCGCCGACAGGTGGGACGCCGGTCAACAGCGACCAGCAGAACATCGACGTCGACGTCGACACCACGGTGGCGCTGGGGATCCGCAAGACGATCCCCAACGACCTGACCGGCAGCGAGACGCAGACGTTCGACTTCGTGGTCAAGAACTCGGCGCTGGAGACCGTGGCCACGCCGTCGGTGACCTTCACCGCCGGCGAGTTCAACAAGCTGCTCCCGGCGATCACCGGCCTGGCGCCCGACCAGTACACCGTCTCGGAGGTCACCAACCCGCCGTACGTCGCGCAGACCGACCAGTCGGCGACGCTCGACGGGTTCCTGCCCAACGGCTGCTCCGGTGAGCTGACCTTCAACAACCGCTACGGACCCGCCACCGCCAAGGCGACCAAGCTGACCGTGCCCGACACGGACGGCCTGGCGGCGGGATGGGTCTTCACCCTGTCCGGGCCGGGCACGGGCGCCACGGGCGAGGCCGCGACGACGGACGCCAATGGCGTGGCCACGTTCACCACGCCGCTCCAGGAGGGCACCTACACCATCACGGAGACGGCGAAGTCCGGCTGGGACCAGACGGGCAGCACGGGCTGCTCGTTCACGGTGAACTACCCGGAGGACGCAGACCAGGTGTTCGACTCCTGCCAGATCACCAACACGCAGCGTGGCGCCCTGAAGGTCCACAAGACCGTCAACGTCAACGACGCGGGCGGCACGCTGGTCGGCACGTCGTTCAACATCTGCATCGCGGGTCCGAGCTACGCGACCCCGAACTGCAAGTCGGTCGGCATCGGCGGCGGTGACGTCCTCTGGACGGACATCAAGCCGGGCACCTACACGGTGACCGAGCAGGACCCGGGCATCGAGTGGATCAAGACCATCAGCCCCTCCAGCGTCAACGTGGCTCCCGGCGCCACCGGCAGCACCGCCGCGTCGACGGTGACCAACACCCGCAAGGGCAAGGCCAAGGTGGTCAAGACGGTCTCGGCCAGCGACGGCAGCGGCAAGGCTGCTCCCAGTGGCTCGGACTCCTTCGCCTTCAAGCTGTGCACCGGGGCCACGAAGATCATCGGCCACCCCTGCAGCCTGGTGGAGTCCGGCACGGCCAACGCGGCCAACGGCGGAGTGATCAGCTTCGCGGCCTCGCTGACCCCGGGCAGCCACTACCAGCTGTGCGAGACGCTGCCGGCGGTCGGCTGGGAGGTCGAGCTGGGCGCCACCCAGTTCGTGCCCGAGCAGTTCCTCGCGGACGGCACGACCCTCAACCCCGGCGTCGTCAACGACACCTACTGCGTCGACTTCGTCGCGCAGCCAGGCCCCGACCCGACGGTGTTCAACGTCAACAACCGGCGTCCGCCGGGCGGCTCGGCGCTGACCATCGGCTACTGGAAGAACTGGTCCTCGTGCACCAAGTCGGCCCTGAAGAAGAAGAACAGCCTCGACCAGGCGCTCTTCCTCTACGGGACCGCCGGCATGGTGGTCGCCGCCGACAACGGTGGCTGGCCGCTGTTCGACCCGAGCACGCCGGACGACCTGAAGCTCTACGCAGGGTCGGACCCCAACAAGGCCGTCGACTGTGCCAAGGCTGTGGCGCTGCTCAACAAGTCGACCTTCACCGGCAAGAAGATGGCCAGTGACCCGGCGTTCAACATGGCAGCCCAGCTCGTGGCGGCCCAGCTGAACTACAAGGCGGGTGCCGCGACGACGGTCACGACGCAGATCAACCAGGCCGTGAAGCTCCTCGGGAAGTACAACTTCAACGGGAACACCCACGCCACGATCAGCGCGGCGGACAAGACGGCGATGAACGCCTTGGCCACCACGTTGGACAAGTACAACAACAACGTCCTGTAG
- a CDS encoding YncE family protein, translating to MRATTRRTTALLGAALVAGVVSSSPVATASEANPRDGLRDVMFVGNNWSGNASIVDAHSLTMLKTGIDLVPDKSQELADIQKTPDRLAYFMLIQQGPGEGHNQYVDDMFTTRNGKYLAVSRPSFGDVVWIDIAKATAGRRDSIVREQSMDGYRTDHMGLSPDGRRLLVSDSTERQVIEFSMVDETIGGRRIRMGDRLRTFPTGETPHESNYTDDGSRIFHASIGKVYTPGDDAHSGPVKLTPAQDAIKGDRWFQVVRNKDFKILQRWDMGKELAESGHPDMSSAVRPMAISPDERFIYYQVSYFHGFVEFDTQAPDRNGKVDYETEGIPEPRRGAVKRVVELPNRVPDMPLTQYVNDSAHHGLSMNSAGTKLCVAGTMDDYAAIVDRTSLKYRLYDTKSTGHYYGKPYWTTEGLDNRCWISLSDADAVAVLDFRTGRELAYLKVGDHPQRVRHGYVSNALVRSWRGNKSVEEKPGTDDPAAALLEAESSVGSVPQDASKGEVDPGTLAEAGAALERTRASRSHRAPGQDVSLVSDVAQDPRTPWLVVAFLGGVGLLAARRRRRVS from the coding sequence ATGCGAGCGACCACACGGCGTACGACCGCACTGCTGGGTGCGGCCCTGGTGGCCGGCGTGGTCTCGAGCTCACCGGTCGCGACCGCGAGCGAGGCGAACCCGCGCGACGGGCTGCGCGACGTGATGTTCGTGGGCAACAACTGGTCGGGCAACGCCTCGATCGTCGACGCGCACTCGCTCACGATGCTCAAGACCGGCATCGACCTCGTGCCGGACAAGAGCCAGGAGCTCGCCGACATCCAGAAGACCCCCGACCGGCTGGCCTACTTCATGCTCATCCAGCAGGGTCCCGGCGAGGGGCACAACCAGTACGTCGACGACATGTTCACCACCCGCAACGGGAAGTACCTCGCGGTGTCCCGCCCGAGCTTCGGTGACGTCGTCTGGATCGACATCGCCAAGGCGACCGCCGGGCGGCGCGACAGCATCGTGCGGGAGCAGTCGATGGACGGCTACCGCACCGACCACATGGGGCTCTCCCCCGACGGCCGGCGGCTGCTGGTCTCCGACTCGACCGAGCGTCAGGTGATCGAGTTCTCGATGGTCGACGAGACCATCGGCGGCAGGCGGATCAGGATGGGCGACCGGCTGCGGACCTTCCCGACCGGGGAGACGCCCCACGAGAGCAACTACACCGACGACGGCAGCCGGATCTTCCACGCCTCGATCGGCAAGGTCTACACCCCCGGCGACGACGCCCACTCGGGGCCGGTCAAGCTCACGCCCGCGCAGGACGCGATCAAGGGCGACCGGTGGTTCCAGGTCGTGCGCAACAAGGACTTCAAGATCCTGCAGCGCTGGGACATGGGCAAGGAGCTCGCCGAGTCCGGGCACCCCGACATGAGCTCGGCCGTGCGCCCGATGGCGATCTCTCCCGACGAGCGGTTCATCTACTACCAGGTCTCCTACTTCCACGGGTTCGTCGAGTTCGACACCCAAGCGCCGGACCGGAACGGCAAGGTCGACTACGAGACCGAGGGCATCCCGGAGCCGCGGCGCGGCGCGGTCAAGCGGGTCGTCGAGCTGCCCAACCGGGTGCCCGACATGCCGCTCACGCAGTACGTCAACGACTCCGCCCACCACGGCCTGTCGATGAACTCCGCCGGCACCAAGCTGTGCGTCGCCGGGACGATGGACGACTACGCCGCGATCGTCGACCGCACGTCGCTGAAATATCGTCTCTATGACACGAAGTCGACCGGCCACTACTACGGCAAGCCCTACTGGACGACCGAGGGCCTGGACAACCGCTGCTGGATCTCGCTGAGCGACGCCGACGCGGTCGCCGTGCTCGACTTCCGCACCGGCCGCGAGCTGGCTTATCTCAAGGTGGGCGACCACCCGCAGCGGGTGCGCCACGGCTACGTGTCGAACGCGCTGGTGCGCTCGTGGCGCGGCAACAAGTCGGTCGAGGAGAAGCCCGGCACCGACGACCCCGCCGCGGCGCTGCTCGAGGCCGAGTCGTCGGTCGGCTCGGTCCCGCAGGACGCGAGCAAGGGCGAGGTCGACCCCGGCACGCTGGCCGAGGCCGGGGCTGCCCTCGAGCGCACCCGGGCGTCGCGGTCGCACCGGGCTCCCGGGCAGGACGTCTCCCTGGTGAGCGACGTGGCCCAGGACCCGCGCACCCCCTGGCTCGTCGTCGCGTTCCTCGGCGGGGTCGGGCTGCTGGCAGCCCGTCGGCGTCGCCGCGTCTCCTGA
- a CDS encoding glycoside hydrolase family 3 N-terminal domain-containing protein — protein sequence MTRTRPLRRATLPAVLLAVLPVVGCAAVGDVVDEVSGADTRTSPSPAPPVQPVPPSLAPSTIGPTSDPDTPSGWGPTVGELTQAAQLVSTYDDAALAAAVLMPGFWGYDGRSPSESEAEANRQMHGVDSAEEALGKRQLGGVFLRPEVIQDADQVRALDVVLHQAGDRPDGLPLLVGIDQEGGAVQRLQHGVDPVPSAQEVGATGDLDHARQVARDNGQALRELGVTLVFAPVADYDPTGYSAMGSRTYSRDLRLNARMVVASMKGYLEAGVIPVVKHFPGIGTVSGDSHGALLHQTAGLDELESRDLVSFRRAIRSGAPVVMTSHIAVDEINDHLASSVDPDVVQGLLRDELGFQGVAVTDSQGMAPIYEPFGSGEGAVRSLLAGEDLVLNSPMPGQAFRAVRRALESGRLPRERLTEAATRVVALRLYLERLRSE from the coding sequence ATGACCCGCACCCGACCGCTCCGGCGAGCCACGCTCCCCGCGGTGCTGCTCGCCGTCCTCCCGGTCGTGGGCTGCGCCGCGGTCGGGGACGTGGTCGACGAGGTGTCGGGGGCCGACACCCGCACGAGCCCGTCGCCCGCCCCTCCCGTCCAGCCGGTGCCCCCGTCCCTCGCGCCGTCGACCATCGGCCCGACCAGCGACCCCGACACCCCGTCCGGCTGGGGCCCGACCGTCGGCGAGCTCACCCAGGCGGCCCAGCTCGTCTCGACGTACGACGACGCGGCGCTGGCCGCGGCGGTCCTCATGCCCGGCTTCTGGGGGTACGACGGCCGCTCGCCCAGCGAGTCCGAGGCCGAGGCCAACCGCCAGATGCACGGCGTCGACTCGGCCGAGGAGGCGCTCGGCAAGCGGCAGCTCGGCGGGGTCTTCCTGCGGCCCGAGGTGATCCAGGACGCCGACCAGGTCCGCGCGCTCGACGTCGTGCTCCACCAGGCCGGCGACCGGCCCGACGGGCTGCCGCTGCTGGTCGGGATCGACCAGGAGGGCGGCGCGGTCCAGCGCCTGCAGCACGGCGTCGACCCGGTCCCCTCGGCGCAGGAGGTCGGCGCGACCGGCGACCTCGACCACGCCCGGCAGGTCGCGCGCGACAACGGGCAGGCGCTCCGCGAGCTCGGCGTCACGCTGGTCTTCGCGCCCGTGGCCGACTACGACCCGACCGGCTACTCCGCGATGGGCAGCCGCACCTACAGCCGCGACCTGCGTCTCAACGCGCGCATGGTCGTGGCGTCGATGAAGGGCTACCTCGAGGCCGGCGTGATCCCGGTGGTCAAGCACTTCCCGGGCATCGGCACGGTCTCCGGCGACAGCCACGGGGCGCTGCTGCACCAGACCGCAGGGCTCGACGAGCTGGAGAGCCGCGACCTGGTCTCCTTCCGTCGCGCGATCCGGTCGGGTGCGCCGGTCGTGATGACCTCCCACATCGCCGTCGACGAGATCAACGACCACCTCGCCTCGTCCGTCGACCCCGACGTGGTGCAGGGCCTGCTGCGCGACGAGCTCGGGTTCCAGGGCGTCGCGGTCACCGACAGCCAGGGGATGGCGCCGATCTACGAGCCGTTCGGCTCGGGCGAGGGGGCGGTCCGCTCGCTGCTCGCCGGCGAGGACCTCGTGCTCAACTCGCCGATGCCCGGCCAGGCCTTCCGCGCCGTACGCCGGGCGCTGGAGTCCGGCCGCCTCCCACGCGAGCGGCTGACCGAGGCCGCGACCCGCGTGGTCGCCCTGCGGCTCTACCTGGAGCGCCTCCGCTCGGAGTAG